A stretch of DNA from Solea solea chromosome 20, fSolSol10.1, whole genome shotgun sequence:
TAAGACACGCATGCTACCTGACGTTAAAGGCGTTtgctgtgacaaaaaaaggcaGAACAAGTAGTTGTAGGATGACTATTCTTGACGCTGcggttgggtttttttgtctcctGCTTTGTCTCCTGAACATGCAGGGACACTTTTAATGTCTCTACATTTACCTTTGCTTCACATTGACGCCATTTTAGTTAAAGTGTaatttaaaggtgttttttttgtgtcaagtTAAAACGTGTGTGAgctgctgtttatgtttttctgACACTAAAGTGGAGCAATTAAGCACTACAcaaagtcatttcatttcatgttttcctctttctactttctctacaGATCAGACAGCTGCTGTCAATGTGAGATTACGAATGTCATCTGATGTCTGGGAttttaatctcacacacacacacactcggctgACAGCTGTTCACACCTGTAACTGATAAACATCCAAACTCCATCTGAAAGTTGCACTTGAGACGcatacaaacacatgtgaaCGCACACATGCGCAGGCCGCTTATTTTCTCCTCTAATCTGGAGTTTTGTAGCCTCTGCGGCTCACTCCTGCTTCTCTGTGCTCAcgttatttattcatgtattcacagCAAGGCAGAAATCATCAAGTTCTCATGCCAATGCAAACACCTGTTTCTTAAGTAGGCTGCACCTGTCTGCAACATCCACAGTGGGTTTTACTTCTACATTTCAttacactcccacacacacatacacaatagtGACATTCTATAATGGAGCCTGGTGGCCTTCTGTAAATCCAGGGCCACTCACAGATCAGGTGAGGCCTCGGTGGGGGCCCCATCCGGAGGGTTGCGTGGTGGCAGCCAATCAGACGCGGCAGTCATGCTGTCCGGCGTGCAGCCGTGCTTCCAGCTGCTGCGGATCGGCTCGTCTTCGGGCGACACGTCGCGGGACCTGTACACGTTCCGGCCGGCGCTGAGCCACTGCGTGTTCCGCCTGGGCCGAGCGGCGGAGCTGTGCGACGTCACGCTGGACTCCACGGCGGTGTCGCGCATCCACGCCGAGCTGCAGGTGGAGAGGGAGGGCAGCGGAGGGGACGCGGCTCCGCACGAAGAAGGCTGGAGGGTTCACGTCAAGGACCGGAGCAGTCATGGTGAGAGTCGCAcatccatcaccaccaccatttAATTACTTAAAGAAACTAAGAAGATGtttgtctgccattttaaaaagcaaacaattATTCTACGTCCAAAATtagcttttttattttcattgtaacTGATATATAGGATGCACAGATAGTATAGGATTAGTGTAGAGCTGAAAAATTACtcattcatcgattattaatctaaATGAATCGTCGGCTTTTATAATCGGTTTGTagcttgttttcattattaaaacaagatatctgattgttttagtttcttaaatgtgattattttcttcatttcttagCTCAAtataacacagaaatcattgaaaactcaataattgtggtttgtggaccaaacaagacatttgagaacatcatcatttcctggattgacaaacactgatcaactatttttttgttacgttttctgacatttgaaaataatcgacagattaatcgattatgaaaataatcgttcaTTTATAATCCTCTCTTCCAGTGTTTGGATACAAAAGCTGAGAATCTTGTTGGTTCATGGCTCATACCTACTTTGAAAGGCAACGTATTCACGACAATAGGTCTGAACAATTCGGGGGGGGGGtgaatatctaattgcgattttTCTTTTATCCATTAACCAGCATTGTCCCTCGAGTGTGAAAGACTTATGTATTTCAGGATTTGTTTCAGTCAGTTTATTTATGTGAAAACTGAACATGCGCATAAAACAGGCTCAcagaatccacacacacacacacacacactgctctacAGACAGGGAAGTGAGAAGAGGCAAAGTGCTCCAGCTTACAACAGTAATTTAGACACAAACACCACTAACTTAACTACCCCCACTTCACAAAGATACCGTTGGAAACAgtaaaaagtgtgtgttcacacacattGGCACTGATGgggaaaccattttttttttttagcagttgaaaaacactaacagactttttttgtttcacgcTGCGGTGgagatacaaacaaacacaaacacacctgcagtCTTCACAGCAGCTACACACAGGCACAGTTTTCAACCAGCTAAAcagctgcagacaaacacacacacactttgtgctgctattcttctgaggacattacattgacttctgttcatttggacagccaaaacaaagtcttatccataaccagttaatattTAACCCCAACTTTAACCATAAtcataattcaaatcttagtcctaaacttaaccagttaactcagaaatgagattgtgcctcattaggaccaggttttggtccagACTTTTACACCAgaagtacacacacgcacgcatgcacgcacgcacgcacgcacgcatgcacgcatgcacgcacacacacacacattgtattaAACTCAGTtaattttcattttccatgCTAAGCAAGAAGCATTTTCCTCCCCACgtgttaattaaaattaaaattgaagTTTGACACTCCTCCAAACTGATTATGTAAGTATCATTTGAAAGGTTTCAGGTGTCAATGAGTCTCTGGAGCAGATTTTGAATTATGCACAGATGCACAGTGACATTCATTCAGAGTGTTTCTTTCATGTATAAtcgggagagagagaaagaaaagttaTTAAATATTACACTTACACTACAATTCACTCGATTTAGGAGTAGGAATAAGACAATATATGATttaaaaagcactcaaaataaATAGATTGTGGTCAATATCCTTTATCGACACAATCGTGAATGAAGACGGTGCTGTCCAGATGGCTGAAATATAGTcctagtgttttattttgaaggcccaCAAGCTGTTTTTGCAccatttcaacattttgaaactttttggTCATGTTATTAAGGTTTCACAATTCCCGGGAATTGTCAAAATTGGAAACTTGCCATGGGAATTAACAGGAATAAACTGGAAATTTTCAAAATTGGAGGTTGGGAACTTTAATATAGTTACATTACTTTGGATAATGTTGGTGATGTGATTTCATCACAATTTGAaaccttttctgtcttttttgtaaattcatTCGTTTTCAATTAAATTTCTTACGTTTTGGTAACATTAGCAATTTTTcgtgacatttttctttacCTTTTAGTAATATTGGCAAATTATAAAGTCAGTAAggtgtttttgtaatattttttcaTTAGATTGTCTGTTTTTGCTTTATTCTGTAagtttacaggacattttgTCCATATTTGTGCACGTTTGGGGATAAAGTGCTGATCTTTTTTAATGTTAAGAATCTTAACAAAACTACATCAAATCaactaaatcaaatcaataactAAGCATAgttaatcataatcataaatcCTCTTCTGTTGCCAGGCACCTGGGTCAACGAGGTCCGCCTCCAGTCTGGCGTCCAGTGGGAACTCTCAGACGGTGACACGTTGACCTTCGGTGGTCAGTCCGCGTCGAGGAGTCCCGAGTTCTACTTCCTTTTCCAGAAGGTCAAAGTTCGCCCGCTGGACTTTGACGCCATCACAATTCCAAAGGTAGAAGATATGATCACATGATTGTACCGTTTCATAACACTGTGTGTCTCAGTCAGGCTCTGGTTAAAGGACCAGTCTGCACTTTCTTGTTAAGGTTTGAAAGGCTTATGTCTGTGTGATGAGACAATGATGAGACATTGCATGGTTTTCCACTATAAATACAATGACTAAATGGTTAAATATTCAACAGGAGATGATAAATTAATTTGTACAGTAGGCATTGTTAAGTAAAGCCTGAAGATAAAGGTGTTTTGGGGGATGTAAGATTACACTAACACTGAGTAAAATACGGAAATAGAAATAAACATATTGAAGATGTTCATATCAGTCCCTGTCAGTTTACCAcaaaacttaaataaaacaaaaaatataaaccTAATACATGAAACTCAAATTaggaaaatatttttgttaaCGTAAGATTTTACATAATTGTAATTTGTTTTCTACACTGTTGACATTGTAAAGATTATTGCAAAAGTAAATAATACCAATTGACAATACGAAGTAATTAACAAGAGCATTtccaagtgtttgtgtttgttctgtaaAAATGCCATATACAGTAAACGTGTAAGATAAACTTTTACACCGTCTCTGAAAAAGGTTCATATcaacttctttcttctttttttaaatttgccaAACTGTCAATTATCTGAGCTCTAGATGTTAAAGATGTTGGATTTTTGTTTCAGTAAATCTCAAATAAAACATCCTGCtgctgtaaatgtgaatataagtGACAACTGTAGACGAAAAATCATTGAGTCTTTTGGCGTGTGAGTGAAATTTCCTCTAGGGGGCGTAATATTAGTAGTCATAGACAACAttgtgaggagaaaaaaaaaagtctggtgCTGGTAAACTAATATGATCATAAAAAAATGGTGAAGAATGAGAGGAAATGTCTAACCATAGTTTTAAATCTTGTTTTCTAGGCGGGGACCTTTTCCTCCGACTTGCAGAACCGCATCAGGACCAACCCCGATCCAAAGGTGGAACCCAACCTCGACTTGTCCAAGCTGTCCATCAACCGCGCCACCGTCATCCTCAACTCCATCGGCAGCCTCAGTAAGATGAAGGGCAGCGCCTGGACCTTCAAGAGGAGCTACAGCCACGAGGGAACCGTCTCGGATTCGGGCTCCTCCTCGACGCCGCCTCTCGCCGTGGGCTTCTCCACtctgctccctccctccacccctCCGTCGCTCTCCTCTGCAGCGTCGGTGCCTTCAAACAAGACCCTCCCGTCGACCtccaggagcaggaggaagtcGGCGCACACGGTGCTTCTGGAGGACGACAGCTCAGACGAGCCCAGGAGTCGAGGAGGTGAGGTTCAGTCCAAAACTGAAACAAAGTTAGAattaaaggttattttttttaaacggagGTGATCATTGCTTTTGTCTCACCATGTCCCTGTGGTTCAGCCGTGGCAGGAGCCGTGGAGGACGGACAGCGGGTGAAAGGAAAGAAGAGACGACGTCTCTACAGGTCCGAGTCTGAGACGTTCagctcccctcctcctctccctcctcctccttctctgccGCTGCAGCCCAAGAGCCACGGCGACGTCAGGCGACCGCTGGAGGCCAAGCCGTTCCCCGTCGGCATCAGAACCATCGGCAGCTTCCACGGCGCCATGACGAACAGTCGACTGAACCACCACCTGCTGCAGGCGTCGCTCAGCAACGCCGCCGCTCACAAACAGGAGGCGGAGACAGTGCACCGCATCAAGACGGTGGTGCAGGGCAACATCGCCGCGTTCCGCCAACAGAAGCCCGCCCACGGCAGGGGCAGGCGACGCGCTCACAGCTCTCCAGTGTTCTCCCCCCTGGTGGTGGGAGGGGAGAACTACAGCCTGGCCTCGCCGTCGGTGCGGATCCGCACGGACGACAGAGTCCAGTTCAACGGATTTCACCATCAGACCAGGTGAGACGTTCAACCAGACCTCACTTTATTTGTGGAATtatcagattattattttataataatctgataatattttataatattattattattattattattattattattataattattatttgctTGGAAGATGACGGCAAATAAATTTTACACCTTTTGTTAATCCATCCagccattttctaccactttatcctccacacgggggtcgcggggggtgctgtgccaatcacGTAGGGTGATACCCGGGTCTTCtggctgcaaaggcaagagtgctaccTCTGTTAATGTTGTTCtaatttttttatctttcagtAAGCGTCGAGGCCGCCCCAGGAAACACCCCCTCCCCCCGCAGCCCTCCCTgccctctccatcctcctcgtcttcgtcgtcctcctcctcggcctcgtcctcctcctccggctcctcctcgtcgtcctcctccgacgaggacgaggatgaagacgaggaggaggaggggtcgTCGGTCAGCGCGGTGGAGCCGTGCGCTGCGCCACGGTGCCGCCTGCCCCAGCAGGACACGGTGCAGTGGATCCAGTGCGACGTGTGCGACGCCTGGTACCACATAGACTGTCTGCACGTCGACCGCAAGAAGCTCCTCGTGGACCCCAACGCCGACTTCCACTGCGGCTGTCGCTGACGGGAGGGAAATCAAAGCTCTGCTTTGAACTTAAATTCAAcacattttccacttttcctTCAGACACCACACGGGAATTATCAGACTCTGTTGAAAAGAGGCCACAACTTCCTCCTCAGGCCTGTGCTGCTCCGGCATTTCCTTCAGATTT
This window harbors:
- the tcf19l gene encoding transcription factor 19; this translates as MLSGVQPCFQLLRIGSSSGDTSRDLYTFRPALSHCVFRLGRAAELCDVTLDSTAVSRIHAELQVEREGSGGDAAPHEEGWRVHVKDRSSHGTWVNEVRLQSGVQWELSDGDTLTFGGQSASRSPEFYFLFQKVKVRPLDFDAITIPKAGTFSSDLQNRIRTNPDPKVEPNLDLSKLSINRATVILNSIGSLSKMKGSAWTFKRSYSHEGTVSDSGSSSTPPLAVGFSTLLPPSTPPSLSSAASVPSNKTLPSTSRSRRKSAHTVLLEDDSSDEPRSRGAVAGAVEDGQRVKGKKRRRLYRSESETFSSPPPLPPPPSLPLQPKSHGDVRRPLEAKPFPVGIRTIGSFHGAMTNSRLNHHLLQASLSNAAAHKQEAETVHRIKTVVQGNIAAFRQQKPAHGRGRRRAHSSPVFSPLVVGGENYSLASPSVRIRTDDRVQFNGFHHQTSKRRGRPRKHPLPPQPSLPSPSSSSSSSSSSASSSSSGSSSSSSSDEDEDEDEEEEGSSVSAVEPCAAPRCRLPQQDTVQWIQCDVCDAWYHIDCLHVDRKKLLVDPNADFHCGCR